The Nitrosomonas sp. genomic sequence TACGTCCAATATTTTAAAAGATAAATCTTACCGCCTTAAAGGCGGTGGTTTTAACCTTACTTCGGACTAATAAATAAGTAGTCTCTTCAAATATGAGTTCTGTTGCCATGTATGGGCGTTCAAAGAATATTTTCTTGAAAATCAATTGGATGTGGGTCCGTATTTTTGTTGATTTCGGGGTTGGTATAAACCCCAGATTTTCAGGGACGCTTTCAGGTATCTGTCAATTCCAGTAATTCAGTCATGCCGCGCTGCGGGATCGTTGTTTTCCATTGGAGCTGGTGATAGATGGCATCGGCTAATGCCTCTGAATTGCTGGATTCTCCATGAACGATATAGGTTTTGGTCGGGGCGTTATGGAAGCCTTTTAGCCAGTTGATCAGGTCTGCCTGATCAGCGTGGGCTGATAGTCCTCCAATGGTATGGATAGAGGCGTTTACGGGTATTTCTTCACCAAATATGCGTACTTGCTTTGCGCCATCCACTAATCTTCGACCCAACGTACCTGCCGCCTGGAAACCGGTAATCAGGATGCTGCATTCTGACCGTGGAAGGTTGTATTTCAGGTGGTATTTAATTCGGCCGGCATCACACATACCGCTGGCGGAAAGTATGATGGCACCCTGCTGTACCTGATTGAGTTGTATCGATTCTTCCACTGATTGCACAAAGTGGATTTTCAGGTTTTCGTTTTGCTGGCGGAACCAGTTAAGAGCTTCAATGGTTTCCTGGTCGAGTAGCGTCTGGTGTTTCAAGGTGATCTCGGTTGCGGCTAATGCCATCGGAGAATCGACATAGAGATTCATTTTTCCTAGTCGCCCCTGTCGTTGAAGATCAGCCAGCAGAAACAGCAAATCCTGGGTGCGTCCAACTGTGAAAGCGGGCACAATGATGTTGCCGCGATTTTGTGTAATCGCATCGTTGACGACTTTTACCAGTTCGTCTCGGGTCGCTTCCATGCTGCGGTGCAGGCGATTTCCGTAGGTAGATTCGATTAGCAGATAATCCGCTTGTTCGATTTGTGCCGGATCGCGCACAATAGGATGTCCCGGTTGCCCTAAATCACCCGAAAAAACGATTTTGCAATGCCGCAAGCCGGATGTTATCCAGACCTCGATAATGGCGGAACCTAAAATATGGCCTGCTTCACGAAACTGACAACGCACGGATGGGTGTGGCTGGAGAGTTTCGTCATAATGGAGGCCACGCACTTGTTGCAGCAGGGCTTCAGCCTGCGCCACCGTATAAAGTGGGGCATTCTCATGGGTCAGCTGGTGTTTTTTGCGCAGCAGGCTTTTATTTTGCCATTCGGCTTCTTTTTCCTGAATGTAGGCGCTATCTTTCAGCATAACGGCCAGTAGATCGGCTGTTGCTGCCGTTGTGTAAACTGCTCCCCGGAAACCAAGCGCACTTAAGCGCGGCAGCAGGCCGGAGTGATCGATATGGGCATGAGTCAGCAACACAAAATCAATTTTTTCTGGATCGAAATTAATGGCTGTCCGGTTTTTATGATCTGCTTCACGCCCCCCCTGGAACATTCCACAATCCACCAGAAAGCGGATTTCTTTTGTTTCTATTAAATAGCATGACCCCGTTACTTCGCCCGCCCCGCCTAGAAATGTGATGTGCATGGAACCGTCCTTCCAATTATGATTAAGCTTGCCAGGCTATGACTCGGTCAGTTGATCGAGAATCTGTAGTATTCCATTTGCGATGAGTTGCATGTCGTTTTCTTCAAGAATATAAGGCGGGATGATATAAACCGCGCGCCCGATCGGGCGGATCAGCAGTTGTTGTTCCAATCCCAGTTGCGCAAAACGATTGGCAAAGTTTGCCACAGGATCTCGAGCGTCAAAAGCCCAGATCATGCCGCAATTCCGGAAATTCTCCACCTTGGGGTGGGTTTTTAGCGACTGCAGGTGTTGATTAAACAGATGTGCTTTTACCGCATTGCTCGCAAGAACATTATCCTGCTCAAAAATATCGAGTGTTGCCAGCGCGGCGCGGCAGGCAAGCGCATTGCCGGAATGGGAGTGAGAATGCAGAAATGCTTTGCTGGTAAGGTCATCGTAAAATGCTGCGTAGATGTTATCTGTTGTCATCACGACCGAGAGGGGCAAATAACCGCCACTCAACCCTTTCGCCAGGCAGAGAAAATCTGGTGTGATCGCTGCCTGTTCGCAGGCAAACATCGTTCCGGTGCGACCAAAGCCAACGGCGATTTCGTCGGCAATCAGATGAACCTGGTATCTGTCACATAGCTGGCGGGCGCGTTCCAAATAGACAGGGTGATACATGCCCATGCCAATCGCACCTTGTATAAGCGGTTCCAGAATCAATGCGGCTATTTCGGCGTGGTGCTGTTCAAGATGCTGTTCTAATGCCGCCGCTGCGCGCAGAGCGCAATCATACGGAGTTTCGTTATTTGTGGCCTGGCGCCAGTCAGGTGTGGGTACCGTTATGCTGGGAAGCAGTAGCGGCGCATAGGTTTGTTTGAACAATGGTACATCTGTTACTGATAAAGCACCAAGAGTTTCGCCGTGATAGCCATTTTGCAGGCTGATGTAATTCTTTTTGGTGGGAGAGCCGCATTGCTGCCAGTACTGAAAGCTCATTTTCAGCGCAATTTCAGTCGCGCTGGCCCCATCACTGGCATAAAAACAGTGACCCAGGTCCCCTGGCGCCAATTTGGCTAGTCGTTCAGATAACAGCACAACCGGCTCGTGTGTGCAGCCTGCCAGCAAGACATGCTCAATTTTTTGCAGCTGATCGATAATTGCTGCGTTGATGCGGGGGTTGCAATGGCCAAAAAGGTTCACCCACCAAGAGCTGATGGTGTCCAGATAACGATCACCATTCTGGTCATACAGCCATGCGCCGATTCCCTTTGTAACCTCAAGTGGAAGAAATTTTTCATGATCTTTCATTTGTGTACAGGGGTGCCACACCGCCTGATTACTGCGTAGAGATAATTTTTTATCACTCATGGGGTTGAAATTCCTTGTCATAACCACTATTATTAGCACTCGTTGGAGTTGAGTGCTAATAACGAAATCTATCCAACCGGCTGATGCTCAGCCGAGAACGTAGTGCTCGATTTAATATCTTTCTATCAAATTGTTAACAAACTCAGGAGAAATGTTCATGAATATACGCCCTTTGCATGACCGTGTAATTGTCAAACGGCTCGAAGAAGAACGCAAGACCGCTTCAGGGATTGTGATTCCCGATACGGCAGCTGAAAAACCGGATCAAGGTGAAATCATCGCTGTGGGCAAAGGTAAAGCGAATGACAAAGGTGAAATTCGACCGCTTGAAGTCAAAGTGGGCGACAGGGTGTTGTTCGGCAAATATGCTGGTCAGGCAGTAAAAATTAAAGGTGAAGAGCTGCTGGTGATGCGTGAAGAGGACATCATGGGTGTAATCGAAGGCTAACAGGCAATCAGGTTTGAATAATTTACTGAAATCAGGAGAATAAATATGGCTGCAAAAGAAGTGAAATTCGGTGATAGCGCGCGTCATGCCATGGTTCATGGCGTCAATGTTCTGGCGGATGCGGTTAAAGTGACTTTAGGTCCTAAAGGGCGGAATGTTGTACTGGAACGTTCTTATGGCGCACCTACCATTACCAAGGACGGTGTATCGGTTGCCAAGGAAATCGAATTGAAAGACAAATTCGAAAATATGGGCGCACAAATGGTTAAGGAAGTGGCCAGCAAAACTTCAGATACCGCTGGTGATGGTACAACAACGGCTACTGTCCTGGCGCAGGCGATTGTCAAGGAAGGAATGCGCTATGTTGCTGCTGGCATCAACCCGATGGATCTGAAACGGGGGATTGATAAGGCGGTAACCGCAGCCGTTGCCGCACTAAAAACACAATCTAAACCCTGCACAACCAACAAAGAAATTGCCCAGGTCGGCAGTATTTCAGCCAACTCGGATACCGAAATTGGTGAAGCCATTGCCGCCGCCATGGACAAGGTTGGCAAGGAAGGCGTTATCACGGTTGAAGATGGTTCAGGTCTGCAAAATGAACTCGATGTCGTTGAGGGAATGCAATTTGACCGTGGCTATCTCTCGCCCTATTTTGTCAGCAGCGCGGACAAGCAGACTGCTTTGCTGGATGATCCTTTCGTATTGTTGCACGATAAAAAAGTATCGAATATCCGTGACTTGTTGCCCATTCTGGAACAAGTCGCCAAAGCTGGCAAACCTTTGCTGATTATAGCTGAGGATGTGGATGGCGAAGCACTGGCAACTTTGGTGGTGAATAATATTCGCGGCATACTTAAGACCTGTGCGGTTAAAGCGCCTGGATTTGGCGATCGTCGTAAAGCCATGCTGGAAGATATCGCCATCCTGACAGGT encodes the following:
- the groES gene encoding co-chaperone GroES, with product MNIRPLHDRVIVKRLEEERKTASGIVIPDTAAEKPDQGEIIAVGKGKANDKGEIRPLEVKVGDRVLFGKYAGQAVKIKGEELLVMREEDIMGVIEG
- a CDS encoding MBL fold metallo-hydrolase, yielding MHITFLGGAGEVTGSCYLIETKEIRFLVDCGMFQGGREADHKNRTAINFDPEKIDFVLLTHAHIDHSGLLPRLSALGFRGAVYTTAATADLLAVMLKDSAYIQEKEAEWQNKSLLRKKHQLTHENAPLYTVAQAEALLQQVRGLHYDETLQPHPSVRCQFREAGHILGSAIIEVWITSGLRHCKIVFSGDLGQPGHPIVRDPAQIEQADYLLIESTYGNRLHRSMEATRDELVKVVNDAITQNRGNIIVPAFTVGRTQDLLFLLADLQRQGRLGKMNLYVDSPMALAATEITLKHQTLLDQETIEALNWFRQQNENLKIHFVQSVEESIQLNQVQQGAIILSASGMCDAGRIKYHLKYNLPRSECSILITGFQAAGTLGRRLVDGAKQVRIFGEEIPVNASIHTIGGLSAHADQADLINWLKGFHNAPTKTYIVHGESSNSEALADAIYHQLQWKTTIPQRGMTELLELTDT
- the bioA gene encoding adenosylmethionine--8-amino-7-oxononanoate transaminase, producing the protein MSDKKLSLRSNQAVWHPCTQMKDHEKFLPLEVTKGIGAWLYDQNGDRYLDTISSWWVNLFGHCNPRINAAIIDQLQKIEHVLLAGCTHEPVVLLSERLAKLAPGDLGHCFYASDGASATEIALKMSFQYWQQCGSPTKKNYISLQNGYHGETLGALSVTDVPLFKQTYAPLLLPSITVPTPDWRQATNNETPYDCALRAAAALEQHLEQHHAEIAALILEPLIQGAIGMGMYHPVYLERARQLCDRYQVHLIADEIAVGFGRTGTMFACEQAAITPDFLCLAKGLSGGYLPLSVVMTTDNIYAAFYDDLTSKAFLHSHSHSGNALACRAALATLDIFEQDNVLASNAVKAHLFNQHLQSLKTHPKVENFRNCGMIWAFDARDPVANFANRFAQLGLEQQLLIRPIGRAVYIIPPYILEENDMQLIANGILQILDQLTES
- the groL gene encoding chaperonin GroEL (60 kDa chaperone family; promotes refolding of misfolded polypeptides especially under stressful conditions; forms two stacked rings of heptamers to form a barrel-shaped 14mer; ends can be capped by GroES; misfolded proteins enter the barrel where they are refolded when GroES binds) — encoded protein: MAAKEVKFGDSARHAMVHGVNVLADAVKVTLGPKGRNVVLERSYGAPTITKDGVSVAKEIELKDKFENMGAQMVKEVASKTSDTAGDGTTTATVLAQAIVKEGMRYVAAGINPMDLKRGIDKAVTAAVAALKTQSKPCTTNKEIAQVGSISANSDTEIGEAIAAAMDKVGKEGVITVEDGSGLQNELDVVEGMQFDRGYLSPYFVSSADKQTALLDDPFVLLHDKKVSNIRDLLPILEQVAKAGKPLLIIAEDVDGEALATLVVNNIRGILKTCAVKAPGFGDRRKAMLEDIAILTGGTVIAEEVGLSLEKVKLEDLGRAKRIEIGKENTTIIDGAGDSKSIEARVGQIRAQIEEASSDYDREKLQERVAKLAGGVAVIKVGAATEMEMKEKKARVEDALHATRAAVEEGIVAGGGVALIRVIDAVSKVKGDNHDQDAGIKIVIRAVEEPLRQIVANCGEEASVVVNKVKDNVGNFGYNAATGEYGDMVAMGVLDPTKVTRSALQNAASVAGLLLTTDAMVAELPKDEAAGGGMGGGMGGMGGMGGMDM